DNA sequence from the Pedobacter sp. W3I1 genome:
TATTCCTGATTAGTGATTTAAGTAAAAATGGTTGGGGCTGGCCACGGCCAGAAGCATTACAGCTTTACGCTATTTATACAGGTTTAGTATACTTTACACCAATACTTGGTGGTTTAATTGCCGATAGATTTACAGGATATAGAAAAGCTGTTATCATCGGCGCTTTTATTATGACCCTTGGTCATGCTGCAATGGCCATGGAAGGTTTCAGCACCAACTTTTTCTATGTTGGTTTATTACTCCTTATTGTTGGCAACGGCTTTTTTAAACCAAATATCTCTTCAATTGTAGGAAAACTTTACCCTCCTATCAGCGATAAAAAAGACAGTGCCTACGCCATATTCTACATGGGTATTAACTCAGGGGCTTTTATCGGCATGTTAATGTGTGGTTATATCGGCGAAAAAGTAGGCTGGCATTATGGTTTCGGTTTGGCTGGTATTTTTATGCTTTTTGGCATGTTACAGTTCTATTTCGGACAGAAAATATTTGGTGTAATTGGTGCAGCAGTTGATAAAACCAAAGCTGTAGAAAAGGCAGATCCAACTATAGAAGAAATCCCTAAAAAGGTTAGAAGTCAGCGTTTATGGGTAATAGCTATCCTATCTATCTTTACCATTTTCTTCTGGATGGTATTCGAACAGGCAGGTGGTTCGATGACTATTTTCGCAAAAGATTATACCTTAAGAAATTTGACCGGTGGAGCGGCTACAACTTTTAAATGGGTAGATGCGATCCTGACCATATTCCCTTTAGTAGCCGTAACTTTTGTATTGCTAACATTGGCTCGCAAAATTTTTAAAAAATACCCGGCAACTATCTTATTTACATTATTAAGTTTTGTTATTATTTGGGTATTAGCCATTTGGAAGGTAAGTCGCGAAATGGGATCGGTAAGTACGGAAGTTCCTGCATCCTGGTTCAGTGTGTTAAACTCTTTCTTCATTGTATCATTGGCGCCTATTGTATCGAAGATATGGGAAACCAAATTTAATCCAAGTGGTCCGGTAAAATTTGGCTTTGGATTAATTTTCGTAGGCATCGGTTTTGCCGGTTTAGCTTACGGAGGCTCTTCTATTCCACAGGGTGCAACCTCGGCTCAAGTGAGTTTGTTCTGGTTAATTTTCGCCTATTTCTTCCACACCGTTGGTGAGTTATGCATCTCTCCGGTTGGTTTATCGTATGTAAGTAAACTTGCTCCATCAAATTTAGTAGGTTTAATGTTCGGTGTATTTTTCACCTGTACCGCCATCGGAAATTATCTTGCCGGTGCTACAGGATCACTAATCGACAAAATCAGTACTGCTTATTCAATTTCTACGTTCTTTTTAATATTCACCATAATACCTATTGTTGCGGGCTTAATTATGTTTGCCATAAGCCCAATCTTACGCAAATGGATGCACGGTGTGCATTAATTAAAAAAATAAATCTATCCAAAAGCCCGATCTCCATCGGGCTTTTAATTTTTTAATCATATTTAATGGAAAAAACAGTTTCAATAGAAGATATTCAAAATTTTGAGGGAAAATACCCAAAACAGCTCTGGCATTTATCGTTGGTAGAAATGTGGGAGCGTTTCTGTTTTTACGGAATGCGCGGGGTATTGGCTTTCTTTATGGTTGAACAACTCGGTTTAAGCGACCAAAAATCGAACCTACAATACGGTGCCATACAAGCCTTTGTTTATGCTTTTACTTTTATAGGTGGTATTTTTGCCGATAAGATCTTGGGGTTCAGAAAATCTCTTTTTTGGGGCGGAGCTTTAATGATTATTGGAAACTTAATCTTGGCCTTCTCACCGCATGATTTATTTTATGTAGGAATTACCTTATCTATTATTGGAACAGGTTTCTTCAAACCCAATGTTTCATCAATGGTTGGCGAATTATACCACGAGAAAGACAACCGGAGAGATGCTGGTTATGGGCTTTTTTATGCTGGTATTAATGTTGGCGGTTTATTGGGCGGTGCCATGTGTATTTATCTTGGTAAATATTACAACTGGCATTTATGTTTCTTATCAGCCGCATTGGTAATGATGTTCGGTTTGGGCACATTCATTTTCACTAAAAAACATTTAGGTCCAATCGGAAATTCACCTTTACTGCACCTTAAAAAATCAAAACAGCAGCTATTCGAAATAGCCGTTTATGTAGGTTCTATTTTGTGTATCCCACTGATTTATATCATGGTGAAGAACACAGCCTTTACCGATTATTTTATGTACACCATAGGCATTGTTGCTTTGGTTTATTTCTTGTACGAAACGTTTAAAATAAAAGATAAAAAAGCACAGTATAAATTACTGGCAGCTTTCGTTTTTATCTTCTGTTATTTCATTTTCATGGCCATATCTGAGCAAAGCGGCGGTTCGTTATCGTTATTTGCAAAGGACAATCTTGATCATAAAATTCTCTTTTTCAATATCGATCCCAATGTGGTAAACAATAGCGTTAACTCGTTTTTTGTGATTGTTTTTAGTCCGATTGTGGGTATTTTATGGCTAGGTCTGTACAAGCGCAAAATTGAACCGAATACCGTGGTAAAATTTGGAATTGGCTTCCTTCTGTTGGCTTTAAGTTTTTATGTTTTTTACGCCACCAGGTTCTTCGCCAATGTACAGGGCATTAGCTCGTTAAATGTATTTACGTTAGCCTATTTATTATTAACGCTAGGCGAACTTTGTTTGGGTCCGATAGGTATGTCGATCATTACTAAACTATCGCCAAAGAAAATGTTCGGGATGATGATGGGGCTTTGGTTTTTATCAAGTGCTTTCGGGCAATTGGCTGCCGGAAAATTGGGAGCAGAAATGTCGAGTATCGATAATGCATCACTACCGACTAAATTGATGGCATACACCGAAGGTTACAAGGCCTTGGCTTTATATTCTTTAATTGCAGGTTTGGCACTGATTATCTTTTCGCAACTCGTTAAAAAGTTAATGCAGGAGGTGAGGTAGGAAAGGCATCGTCATTTCGACCGTAGTGGAAAAATCTATAAAACGAGTATTTATTGATGTACTGTAAGATTTGAAAATGAAAGGACAGTAGTTCTTGGAGGCTTGCTGTCCCGCTCTTTGTTCCAAGTCCTTGCCCTCATGCTTCGGTCTGCGGGCTTTACACGCCGATCGGGTTTAGACACAACGGTTTGTGCCGTAAAAGGTAAAAATAGATACAAAAGCTAGTCGGGATTTGCAACATTGCTAAACCAGATTACAAATCTGGAGAACGGCGATCCGGATTACAAATCCGGACCAACAGTAATGATTTCACTGTCATTCTGAACGCAGTGAAGAATCTTTTTTTCCCAGCGTAAAGCGGATAGGCTTCGAGTACGCCGACATTGTTTTAAGAAGAGCATATTCAATAAGAGTTGGAAATGAAAGGAAGTAGTTCTTGGCATCTTCAGTCCCGCCATTCGCTATAGTCCCTCTTTTCAATCGGGAGCTGCCGCTGCTGTCGGGTTTAGACACAATGGTTTGTACCTTAAAATTGATTCTGCGGTGACCTGTGAAATCAGCGGGAAATATTTGGCTAAGGTCTTCGACTACGCTCAGACTGACAATGCTTTAAAAACAATAAAAACTACTAATAAAACAAGTTCAGGGATAGGAATTGCATATTAATGAAAATTCATAAAGGTTTCACATTAAATATTTACTTTCGCACATTAAAAGCAAAGTGTTTAACACAAATAAACACAGCATATCAAATACAAAGGCCAAAAGCTTATATTATTTAAAAAACCACAACAAACGTGTCAGATAGTTTAGTCATCATACCCACCTACAACGAGAAGGAAAACATCGAAAAAATCATTAGAAAGGTTTTTTCTTTAACCCAGCCTTTTCATGTTTTAATTATAGATGATGGCTCTCCTGATGGAACTGCTGAAATTGTAAAGTCGCTTCAAGAAGAATACGAAGGGCATTTATTTATTGAAGAGCGTGCTGGTAAACAAGGCCTGGGTACAGCATACATTTACGGTTTTAACTGGGCATTACAACACGATTATGCCTACATTTTTGAAATGGATGCAGATTTCTCTCATAACCCGGATGATCTGGCGCGCTTACGCGAAGCCTGTGTAAATGGCGCAGATGTAGCCATTGGTTCCAGGTATGTTAAGGGCGTAAATGTTGTAAACTGGCCAATGGGTAGGGTTTTAATGTCGTATTTTGCTTCAATGTACGTGCGTATGATTACCCGGATCAACATTCAGGATGCTACCGCTGGCTTTAAATGTTACCGCAAAATTGTATTGGAAACCATTCCACTAAATAAAATCAAATTTGTTGGTTATGCGTTTCAGATCGAAATGAAGTTCACCGCCATTAAATTTGGGTTTAAAGTAGTCGAAGTTCCAATCATCTTCACCGATCGTACCGAAGGAACATCAAAAATGAGCACCCGTATTTTCAGGGAAGCTTTTTTAGGTGTAATCCAGATGAAAGTTTCGAGTTGGTTTAGGAATTATAGTCGGGAGTCGGACAGTCCGGAGTCCGAAGTCCGAAGTCTTAATTGACTCACGACTAAAGACTACAGACTTAAGACTTACCTTGCGATTCCCTGATCATTGCGCCAAAATCCTGACCTTTATCCATCGCTTTAACCGTCATTACGATTCTTTTGGTGCGTGTGGGTTCGGTTTTAGCCTGATTAATCCAATTGATGTAATAGTTTTGATGCGATTTAGGCTGTTTTAAAAAGTTATGCATTAAATGCGCTTCTTCTGACAGGCAGATTTCTAAATCCTCGGGCATTTCAATCTTAAAGTCTTTATCTTCTTCCAAATAAAGTTCGACACTTGCTCCGGCTTCTTTTCTTAGTTTTTTACGAACTTCTCCTTTTAAGGCAATAATAAAATCGCCCTCTCCCATTGGGATAGTTGCCATACCGCTAATCTCCAACTGATCTATTTTCCCCTTTACCCTAAAACTCTTTTTACAATCAGGCTTAATTTCATTAGCCAAAGTTGCCGGAATAAACACATAACTCCAGCCGGTTTTTTCGCCCATGGTTTCGAAACGCTCTATTTCTGCTTTGAAGTGGATCATGGTTTAAATATAAAAATTATGTTTTAACAAGTAAATGATTAAATCGTTAGGCTATTTGTGAACACGCTAGAAATGAGTCTTAGTTTTTTTACCATATAAGGCATTTAAGGAACATATAAACTTAAATAAACGTCTATTCCTCAGATGGTAAATGAGTTTAAATATTGATGTTGAAAAGACTCTTCGCTGTGCTCAGAATGACAGATTTAAATAAAAAGGTCGTCATAACGACTACACTCGAAATGGTGATTCACGACCTAGTTCCATTGCCCTAGCAGTATATCTAAAAAGCAATTCTTCAGAACAATAAAATCATAAAATAATTCCCTAAAAGATTAATCGGCTCAAAAACAAGCCAAATCATGAGCCGATTAGCCAGATTAATCGGCTCATAACCTAAAGCAAACTAGTATAACAAAGAATATTGACGATGATTTAAAGGACGCCCTGTCAATTTAAACTCATTGACTACCACGAATTGTTTTTTAATTTCATCAAGTTTGCGAATGGCAATCGTATCACAATTGAATGCAATATTGATATTACCATACAAATTTTCTGCCTGATCAATTTGAGCTGGACTCAGTTCACGCCCTATTGAAATATGGGCATTACTACCGTTTATGGTATTTTTAGATTTAAGCCTTTTCCGAAATGCTTTTAAAAGAGCATTCAGGTATAATTTGGATAGAGCATCAGGAAGTAAAACAATAGCCTGACCGAATTTGGATAAACTTAAATAATCAAAAGTTACTTCTTGTGGCCTTTGTGAACCACAAATTTTCTCAATACATTTTTTGTAAAAACCCAACTCGTATTGATCTGCTAAAAATTCAACAATGGTAACATGTGCCTCTGAGTTTCTACTGCTATACCAGCCAATTTTTTCCGCGAGTGTATTTTTTAAAACACTTACTTCATTAATACTTTTTCTTTGAGGGTAAACAACTATTGAATACCTGTCTTTTTTTAATTTTAAATCCATATCAATTTATTTAATCAATTGCCACCGGATTCATCTGGATATCCAATTTGGCGAACTTTAAAACCTCGATGCTCTGAAAGCCAAAATCTTCAACCACCTTACCCAAAATAAGGTAACAGCCCTTTCCTTTAAAAGGATACAGGGGTGTGGTATTGGGAAAATGGGTGGTATCGAAGAAATCGCCGTTGGCATCTAAAAAAGTACCGAACCACATTTTGGTATTTTTAATGGTGTGTACCGTTTTTTCGCAAACATAGTTCCCTACCATCCTTACCGTTTCACCCAAATGTTTATGCATATCGGCTGCCATGGTATCGCCACGATAAGGCGTTTTTAAAAAATCGAACATTTTATAATTGAGCGGATAACCCAATAATTCCAACTCTGTATAAGCATTTTCGAGTTCGGAATCGGCCAATGCAGGGAGCTGATAGGTTTTATAACTCAGCTTAAAAAGCTCCGCATGGTTTACTTTTTTCTGTTTAAAACCAAGATAATTGTGCACATCCCAAAGCAGGGTTTTCCGATCTTTGCCCGTAAAACGTAATGCACCTAACCGGATTAAAATAATGGCCTGTTCTAATGAGATACAGGTTCGTTTTACAAAATCTTCTAGATCGATATATAAACCATTTGCATTACGTTCTGCCGGAATAATTTTAATGATTTTTTCTTCTAAACCCTGAACAGCAATAAAGCCCAGATAAGCATCTGCACCTTTTATATTTACTACATCATCGCTATGGTTAACACAAGGCAGATGCACCCGCGCTCCTGTTTTTTGTAGCTCATACACATAAACCCATCGACTGTAAAAACCACCATAGTTATTCAGTACGGCTACCATGAATTCCATGGGATAATAGGTTTTGAGATACAGACTCTGATAGCTTTCTACCGCAAAAGAGGCTGAATGGGCTTTCGAAAAACTGTAACCTGCAAAAGAGGATATCTGTCGCCAAACTTCGGTAATGAGTTCTTCTGAATGACCTTCATTTCTGGCTGAGACGAAAAATTTATTCACCAGTTCATCGAAAGCCAGTTTAGAACGGTATTTTCCGCTCATGGCTTTACGGAGGATATCGGCATCGGCCAGATCTAAGCCTGCGAAATAATGACATACTTTGATCACATCTTCCTGGTAAACCATTACCCCATAGGTTTCACTAAGTCGCTGTTTCATTACGTCGCACAGGTATACCACTTTTTCGGGTGCATGGTAGCGTTCGATATAGGATTTCATCATGCCTGAGCTGGCTACCCCCGGACGGATAATGGAGCTGGCTGCCACCAGGGTAAGGTAATTATCACATTTCAATTTTTTGAGCAATTGCCTCATGGCCGGCGATTCGATATAAAAACACCCGATGGGCTGTCCTTCTTTGAGGATATTATTTAACTTTTGATCTTCCTTAAAGGTTTTAAAATCGTGAATGTCGATATCCTTTCCCTTGTTCTTTTTAATGAGCTGTACGGCTTCGCGGATGTGCCCGATACCCCGCTGGCTTAAAATATCGAATTTCTCATAACCAATGGCTTCGGCTTCATACATATCCCATTGCACGGTCGGGAAACCCTTTGGCGGCATATCCAAGGCCGTATAGTAGGTAATCGGCTCTTCAGAAATCAGAATCCCCCCGGCATGGATCGAACGCTGGTTGGGCATACTTTTCATGTAACGGTGTACAGCCAATAACTTCTGGTAAGTGGCATTCAGTAAATTTTCACGTTCTTTGGTCGGGTCGGTAAAACTATCTATTTCGCCTTTAGGTAAAC
Encoded proteins:
- a CDS encoding peptide MFS transporter, coding for MQTSNETISIDHDKELDLHLNSQGVSPEKLFSHPVGLFVLFFTEMWERFSYYGMRAILVLFLISDLSKNGWGWPRPEALQLYAIYTGLVYFTPILGGLIADRFTGYRKAVIIGAFIMTLGHAAMAMEGFSTNFFYVGLLLLIVGNGFFKPNISSIVGKLYPPISDKKDSAYAIFYMGINSGAFIGMLMCGYIGEKVGWHYGFGLAGIFMLFGMLQFYFGQKIFGVIGAAVDKTKAVEKADPTIEEIPKKVRSQRLWVIAILSIFTIFFWMVFEQAGGSMTIFAKDYTLRNLTGGAATTFKWVDAILTIFPLVAVTFVLLTLARKIFKKYPATILFTLLSFVIIWVLAIWKVSREMGSVSTEVPASWFSVLNSFFIVSLAPIVSKIWETKFNPSGPVKFGFGLIFVGIGFAGLAYGGSSIPQGATSAQVSLFWLIFAYFFHTVGELCISPVGLSYVSKLAPSNLVGLMFGVFFTCTAIGNYLAGATGSLIDKISTAYSISTFFLIFTIIPIVAGLIMFAISPILRKWMHGVH
- a CDS encoding peptide MFS transporter; translated protein: MEKTVSIEDIQNFEGKYPKQLWHLSLVEMWERFCFYGMRGVLAFFMVEQLGLSDQKSNLQYGAIQAFVYAFTFIGGIFADKILGFRKSLFWGGALMIIGNLILAFSPHDLFYVGITLSIIGTGFFKPNVSSMVGELYHEKDNRRDAGYGLFYAGINVGGLLGGAMCIYLGKYYNWHLCFLSAALVMMFGLGTFIFTKKHLGPIGNSPLLHLKKSKQQLFEIAVYVGSILCIPLIYIMVKNTAFTDYFMYTIGIVALVYFLYETFKIKDKKAQYKLLAAFVFIFCYFIFMAISEQSGGSLSLFAKDNLDHKILFFNIDPNVVNNSVNSFFVIVFSPIVGILWLGLYKRKIEPNTVVKFGIGFLLLALSFYVFYATRFFANVQGISSLNVFTLAYLLLTLGELCLGPIGMSIITKLSPKKMFGMMMGLWFLSSAFGQLAAGKLGAEMSSIDNASLPTKLMAYTEGYKALALYSLIAGLALIIFSQLVKKLMQEVR
- a CDS encoding polyprenol monophosphomannose synthase; the protein is MSDSLVIIPTYNEKENIEKIIRKVFSLTQPFHVLIIDDGSPDGTAEIVKSLQEEYEGHLFIEERAGKQGLGTAYIYGFNWALQHDYAYIFEMDADFSHNPDDLARLREACVNGADVAIGSRYVKGVNVVNWPMGRVLMSYFASMYVRMITRINIQDATAGFKCYRKIVLETIPLNKIKFVGYAFQIEMKFTAIKFGFKVVEVPIIFTDRTEGTSKMSTRIFREAFLGVIQMKVSSWFRNYSRESDSPESEVRSLN
- a CDS encoding YdeI/OmpD-associated family protein, with the translated sequence MIHFKAEIERFETMGEKTGWSYVFIPATLANEIKPDCKKSFRVKGKIDQLEISGMATIPMGEGDFIIALKGEVRKKLRKEAGASVELYLEEDKDFKIEMPEDLEICLSEEAHLMHNFLKQPKSHQNYYINWINQAKTEPTRTKRIVMTVKAMDKGQDFGAMIRESQGKS
- the dnaE gene encoding DNA polymerase III subunit alpha, which translates into the protein MFLNVHSSYSLKYGTQSIGQLIATARSLGIHQMVLTDINNSTGAIEFIRECYKQGIAKEADEIHKGNIPYQIKPVAGIEFQIDNKLLYVGIAKNREGMRELNEFLSHHNIYNISLPKVPPKMENVYIIYPFQKSFNQALKENEFIGVRAKQLNLLYKHPLLKQKEKLLVWHPVTVSNKITYRLHEYFRAIELNTLLSKVPDKQKCDPDEFLIPEVELTQQFEQYPFIVQNTQRLLNSCDLSVYFEDGPTPTSKNKFFYTGDFEGDKKMLKELAEEGLKYRYGKNNTEAIERLEKELRIIELKNFCAYFLITYDIVSYAMNKCGFYHVGRGSGANSIVAYCLRITDVDPIDLDLYFERFLHEKRTSPPDFDIDFSWDEREVIQRYIFERYPKWHVAFLGTMSTFKDRAIIREIGKVLGLPKGEIDSFTDPTKERENLLNATYQKLLAVHRYMKSMPNQRSIHAGGILISEEPITYYTALDMPPKGFPTVQWDMYEAEAIGYEKFDILSQRGIGHIREAVQLIKKNKGKDIDIHDFKTFKEDQKLNNILKEGQPIGCFYIESPAMRQLLKKLKCDNYLTLVAASSIIRPGVASSGMMKSYIERYHAPEKVVYLCDVMKQRLSETYGVMVYQEDVIKVCHYFAGLDLADADILRKAMSGKYRSKLAFDELVNKFFVSARNEGHSEELITEVWRQISSFAGYSFSKAHSASFAVESYQSLYLKTYYPMEFMVAVLNNYGGFYSRWVYVYELQKTGARVHLPCVNHSDDVVNIKGADAYLGFIAVQGLEEKIIKIIPAERNANGLYIDLEDFVKRTCISLEQAIILIRLGALRFTGKDRKTLLWDVHNYLGFKQKKVNHAELFKLSYKTYQLPALADSELENAYTELELLGYPLNYKMFDFLKTPYRGDTMAADMHKHLGETVRMVGNYVCEKTVHTIKNTKMWFGTFLDANGDFFDTTHFPNTTPLYPFKGKGCYLILGKVVEDFGFQSIEVLKFAKLDIQMNPVAID